CCGGGCTGCCGCCGGGGGTGGTGAACATCCTGCCCGGCGCGGGGGAAACCGGCGCGCGGCTGGTCGAGCACCCGGGCGTGGACAAGATCGCCTTCACCGGCTCGACCGAGGTCGGCAAGCTGATCCAGCGCCAGGTCGCGGGCACCCCGAAGCGGCTCACGCTGGAGCTCGGCGGCAAGGCCGCGAACGTGGTCTTCGACGACGCCCCGCTGGACCAGGCGGTCGACGGCATCGTCAACGGCATCTTCTTCAACCAGGGCCACGTGTGCTGCGCCGGTTCCCGGCTGCTGGCGCAGGAGTCCGTGGTGGACGAGCTGCTGGACAAGCTGCGGTACCGGATCTCCACGCTGCGGCTGGGTGATCCGCTGGACAAGAACACCGACGTCGGCGCCATCAACTCGGCCGAACAGCTGGGCAAGATCCGGGCGCTGGCCGACTCCGGGGAGGCCGAGGGCGCGCAGCGGTGGACCAGCCCGTGCCCGGTGCCCGACCGCGGGTTCTTCTTCGCCCCCACCGTGTTCTCCGGGGTGCACCAGTCGATGCGGATCGCGCGCGAGGAGATCTTCGGCCCGGTGCTGTCCGTGCTCACGTTCCGCACGCCCGACGAGGCCGTCGCGAAGGCCAACAACACGCCCTACGGTCTGTCCGCCGGCATCTGGACCGAAAAGGGGTCGCGGATCCTGTGGATGGCCAGCCGGCTGCGGGCCGGCGTGGTCTGGGCCAACACGTTCAACCGCTTCGACCCGGCCGCGCCGTTCGGCGGCTACCAGGAGTCGGGCTTCGGCCGCGAAGGTGGCCGCACGGGTCTGGAGGGATACCTGGATGTCTGAGCGGGTCACCGTCGCGAAGACGTACAAGCTGTTCATCGGCGGCAAGTTCCCGCGCTCGGAGTCCGGCCGGGTGTACCCGGTGACCGACCGCAAGGGACAGTTCCTCGCCAACGCCGCCCACGCCTCGCGCAAGGACGTGCGGGACGCGGTGGTCGCCGCGCGCAAGGCCTTCGGTGGCTGGTCCGGCGCGACGGCCTACAACCGCGGCCAGGTGCTGTACCGGGTCGCGGAGGTGCTGGAGGGCCGCCGCGACCAGTTCGTGGCCGAGGTCGGCGCGGCCGAGGGACTGCCGGCGCGGCGCGCGGAAACCGTGGTGGACGCGGCGATCGACCGCTGGGTCTGGTACGCGGGCTGGACGGACAAGGTGGCGAGCGTCCTCGGCGCCGCGAACCCGGTCGCCGGGCCGTACTTCTCGTTCACGGTGCCGGAACCGGCCGGCGTGGCGGCCATCCTCGCGCCGCAGGAGTCGTCACTGCTCGGGCTGGTGAGCGTGCTCGCCCCGGCGCTGGCGGCCGGCTGCACCGCGGTCGTGGTGAGCAGCGCGGACCGGCCGCTGCCGGCCGTCACGCTCTCGGAGGTGCTGGCGACGTCCGACCTGCCGGGCGGGGTGGCGAACATCCTCACCGGCCGGGCGGGTGAGCTGGGGCCGTGGCTGGCCTCGCACGGTGATGTCAACACCCTCGACCCGACGGGCGCCGATCCGGAGATCCGTGCGGAACTGGCCCGCGCGGCAGCGGGCACGGTCAAGCGCGTGCTCGCGGTGCCGGCCGCGGAACCGGACTGGACGCAGCCGCCGGACATCGCGCGGCTGCGCCGCTACCTCGAGGCGAAGACCGTCTGGCACCCGATGGGGGTCTAGCGGTCCCGGTGCCGCCCGCGGGGCCGCCAGTGGCGGCCCCGCGGCCGTTCAGCCGGGAAGTCGGGGTGGATCTCGGCGAACTCGGTGTCCGCGATGCCCATCAGCACCAGGTACTTGACGCCGTCGCGGGACAGTTCGGTGTCGCGCACCCGGCCTTCCTCGCGGAAACCGAGCCGGGCGTGCAGCGACAGCGACGCGACGTTGCCGCCGTAGATGCTGACCTGGCACTTCCGGTAGCCCTGCACGCCGAACATGAACCGCAGCAGGGTGATCACCGCGTCCCCGGCGTAACCGCAGCGGCGGTGCCGCGGCCCGATCCCGATGCCGTAGCTGAACCGGTCGGGCACGTCCGCCTCGGTCGCCGACAGGGAGCCGACGACCAGGCCACCACGCAGGGTTTCGATCGCGAAGTGGAAGTCGGCCTCGGCGCGGTGAGCGGCCCAGTGCCGGTACTCGCCGACCCGGCGGGTCTCGGCCGCGTCCCGGTCGAACCCGGCCAGGGTGCGCCGGTCGGCGAGCGTGACCTCACGCAACCGCACCTTCCGCCCGGCCATGCCGTCAGCCACCGACGAGCAGTCGCGCGCCGGGCCGAGACGGGGCGGGGGCATCACCATCGCGAGCACCATACCGGTACCCGAAACCGGATTTGGAGGTCCGGAACGGTGATCCGCCGCCGGCTCCTGCCGGTCGAGGGCGCCGCCGGTCTACGGTAGGCACGAGTTCCCGGCTACCCGGTAGGAGGACCCATGCGCATCGCGGCCGACACCGACCTCTGCATCGGCGCGGGCCAGTGCGTGCTGACCGACCCGGAGCTGTTCGACCAGGACGACGACGGCACCGTGGTCGTCCTGGACGACCACCCCACCGGCGACAAGGAGGACAGCGCCCGGGAAGCGGTCAACCTCTGCCCCGCCATGGCGCTGTCCCTGCGGGACTGACCGCCGCACCTCACCGCCTGACGTCCTCCGCCTGCTCGGCTACATCCGTGCTCCACGGCACAGTCGTCCTGGCGAGGAGGCGGTATGACCGCGGTCGACGAAGCCGCGCTCCGGGACATCTGCGCGCGCTACGGGATCGCCGAGCTGCTCGTGTTCGGTTCCGCCGCGCGTGGTGGGGTTCGCCCTTCGAGCGACATCGACATCGTGTACGAGCTCCAGCCCGGCGCCCGGCTCGGCTGGGAGATCGAGGATCTGAACGAGGAACTGGCCGCACTGTTCGGTCGCCCGGTCGACCTCGTAGCGAAGCGGTACCTGAACCCTCTGCTGCGCGATGCCGTGCTCGCCGAATCGAGGCCGCTTCATGCGGCGTGATCGCCTGCTGATCGCGGAGATGATCCATCGACCTGACGATCCTGCGCACCACGGCGACCGAGCAGCTGGGCGAGCTCACCTGACCCGGACCGGGAGGCTGTCCACGCCGTAGACGATCGACGTCCGGCGGTAGCTCAGCCGCTCCGGCTCGACGTCCAGCCGCAGGCCCGGGAAGCGGCGCACGAGCGCCGGGTACGCCGCACGCAGCTCCATGCGCGCCAGCTCCGCTCCGATGCACCGGTGCACGCCCCAGCCGAAGGCCAGGTGCTGCGTCGGCGGCCGGGCCGGGTCGAACGACTCCATTTCGGACCCCAGCGCGGCGTCCCGGTTGGCCCCGCTGAGCGACACGAACACGATGTCGCCCTTGGCGATTTCCTGCCCGCCCACCGTGACGTCCTCCCGGGCGAACCGGGGGAACGCCACCTGCACCACCGTCAGGTACCGCAGCAGCTCCTCGACGAACCGGTGCGCGGCGTCGTCGGACTCGCGCACCAGGTCGAACGTCGCGCGGTCCCGCAGCAGCACGATCGCGCCCAGCGCCAGCATGCTCGCCGTCGTCTCCAGGCCACCGGTGAGCACGCCGTCGGCGAGCCCGGCGAGCTCACGGTCGGAGATGTCGTCGCCGTGTTCCTTCACCAGCATCCCGAGCAGGCCGTCCCCTGGCGACTCGCGTTGCTTCCGCACGATCTCCAGCAGGTAGGACAACGACTCCGAGATGGCGCCGAACGAGGCACCCGCACCGGCGAACAGGTCGAACCGCACCGTGCTCAACCGCTGGAAGTCGTCCCGGTCCTCGTAGGACACCCCGAGCAGCTCGCAGATCGTCAGCGACGGGATCGGTAACGCGAACGACTGCATCAGGTCGACCGGGCCATCCACCGCGTCCATCGCGTCCAGCTGGGCGGCGATGATCTCGTCGATGCGCGGGGTGAGCCGGCTCAGCCGCCGCATCGTGAACTCCGGGGTCAGCAGCTTGCGCAGCCGCGTGTGGTCCGGCGGATCGGCGAACCCGAGCCCGCCCGGGTTCTGCTCGGCGGACAGGCCCGCCTTGCCGACCAGGTTCGTGTAGTCGTTGCTGAACTTGTCGGTGGCCGCGAGGACTTCCTTCGCCTCGCCGTACCCGGTGACGAGCCACGCGGTGATGCCGAACGGCAGCGGCAACCGGCGAACCGGCGCCGCACGCCGGGCCGCGCCCAGCTCGGGCACCGGGTCCAGCCCGTCGCGGCGCAGCGGCATCAACGCCGAATCGGGCAGGACCGACAGGTCGAAGCCCTTCTTCTGAGCCCTCGCCAGGTAGCGCCGGCCCACCCACGACACCACACGCGCGCGAAGCCCCATAGCCGCAGGTTACACGCGACCATCGGCGGTTCCCGCGTCACTCGCGCAGGTGGTGCTGGTCACCCACTAGGTCGGCGTGCGGTCTGGACCAGAGGGTGGCGGGTACATCGTGGCGTCACCACAACAAGGGGAGTGTGCCCAGATGCCCGACAAGGCCCGCCTCGGGATGGCCGCCGCGCTCGGCGTCCTCCTGTCATCCGGCTCCGCAGTGGCCTCCGCCGCGCCCGCCGGGAACCACTACGCCCTCTCGCAAGAGCAGCTCAGCCACCTGCCCCCGGGGCTGTGGGGCCTGCTGGGACTGCTCGGCCTGTTCGGGTTGGTGGGCGTGTCCCGGCGCGGGCCGAAGCGCAACCGCAAGAACCCGCTGGCCGGCTACTCCGGCGAGGACGACCTGGCGCGCCCGCAGGGGCGTCACCACGCCGCGCCCGGGCAACGGCCGATGGAGTTCCTGTCCGGCGGCGACCGGAACCCGCAGGCCGAGCGCCCGCCGACGGTCGGGACGGACCCGGCGGCCACCCAGATGCGCCCCGAGGCGGCGCCGATGCCCGACCCGAGGCGCCCGGTCACGCGCACGCCGTCGGACGTGCCCATGCCGTCGTACGCCTCGTTCGACGCGCCTTCCGGGAGCCCGTACGGGATGGAAACGCCGCCCGGAAACCAGTACAGCAGCCAGTACGGCAGCCAGTACGCGACGCCGCCCGGCGGCCAACCATGGGCGGACGCGTCCTCCGGTGGCCGGCCCTACACGGCCGCGGACACGCCGTCGGGCAGCCAGCCGATCCCCGGCTACGGCACGGAGGCCTCGTCCACCGGGCCGCAGCCGTACCCGGTGGCGGAACCGGCCGGTGTCGGGCAGACCTACAGCACCGACACCCCCACCGGCGGCCAGTCGTACACATCGGCGGAACCGTCGTCCAACGGCCAGCCCTACCCGGCGAACGTGCCCTCCGGCGCGCAGCCGTACCCGGTGGCGGAAACGTTTTCCGGCAGCCAGAGCTATGCAGGGGAACTGCCCGGCGGCGGCCACCAGTCCTACAGCGGCGAGGTGCCGACCCAGTCGCGGATCTACGCCTCGCCCGAGGGGCCGTCCGGCGCCCAGCAGGCGTACGCCGCGGACGTGACGCCCGGTATGCAGGCCGGGTCGCCGATGGACACGGCCCCGACGGCGCCGACGCCGGCGCTGTACCGCCGCAACCCGGAGCCGTTCCCGCAAACCGACCAGGACCAGCCGCCGGCCGTACCGCAGCAGCAAGGGACGGGCCCGTTCGCGGGCCTGCCCCGCTACCCCGAAACCGCCGCGCCGGACCCCGGCCCGGTCGACGCTGTGCCCCGACACCAGCGTTGACCAGCACTCCTCGCCGCGGCGTCCGCACCCCCGGGACGCCGCGGCGAGGAGATCCGCCGCACCGCGCCCTTCGCGTTCAGAGCTGGTCGACCGCCGTGACGCGCAGGACCGCGGTGCCGGCCTCGTCGGAGGCGGCCAGGTCCACCTCCGCGCTGATGCCCCAGTCGTGGTCACCCGCCGGGTCGTCGAAGATCTGCCGCACGCGCCACACCTCCGGCTCCTTCGAGATCATCAGCATCGCCGGTCCGCGCGCGTCCGGGCCGATCCCGATCGACTCGTGCTGCTCGTAGTAGGACTCGAGCGCGGCTTCCCACTCGATGTCGTTCCAGCCGGACGCCGCGTCCAGCTCGCCCAGCTCCGCGTACGCGCGCCGGGCCGCCAGCTCGACCCGCCGGAACATCTGGTTGCGCACCAGCACCCGGAACGCACGCTCGTTGGCGGTGACCGGCGGCGGCTTCTCCGGCAACGCAGCGGCCGCGACCGGCTCCTCCCCCGGGTGCCGCAGCGCCTCCCACTCGTCCAGCAGGCTCGAGTCGACCTGGCGCACCATCTCACCGAGCCACGCGATCAGGTCCTCCAGCGGCTCGGTCTTCGCCTCGTCCGGCACCGTCCGCCGCAGCGCGTCGTAGGTGTCGGCCAGGTACCGCAGCACCAGGCCCTCCGAGCGCGCCAGCGAGTAGAAGTTCACGTACTCGACGAAGTTCATCGCCCGCTCGTACATGTCGCGGACGACCGACTTCGGCTTCAGCTCGTAGTCCGCGACCCACGGGTGCCCGCGCCGGTACGTGTCGTACGCCGCCTCCAGCAGGTCCTCCAGCGGCTTCGGGTACGTGACGTCGTCGAGCAGCGCCATCCGCTCCTCGTACTCGACCCCCTCGGCCTTGAGCGCCGCGACGGCTTCGCCGCGAGCCTTGAACTGCTGCTGCGACAGCACCGGCCGCGGATTCTCCACTGTGGACTCGATTACCGACACGACGTCCAGCGCGTACGCCGGCGACTCGCTGTCCAGCAGCTCGATCGCGGCCAGCGCGAACGGCGACAGCGGCTGGTTCAACGCGAAGTCCAGCTGCAGGTCCATGGTCAGCCGCACGATCCGGCCCTGGTCGTCCGGTTCGGACAACCGCTCCACGACGCCCGCGGCGACCAGCGCCCGGTAGATCGCGATGGCGCGGCGGATGTGCTTGCGCTGCGACGGCCGGTCCTCGTGGTTGTCCTCCAGCAGGTGCCGCATGTGGGCGAACGCGTTACCCGGCCGCGAGATCACGTTGAGCAGCATCGCGTGGCTGACCTGGAAACTGGACGTCAGCGGCTCGGGCGGCGACGAGATCAGCCGCTCGAACGTGCTCTCGGTCCAGTTGACGAACCCCTCCGGCGCGCTCTTGCGGACGATCTTGCGCTTCTTCTTCGGGTCGTCGCCCGCCTTCTGCAGCGCCTTCGCGTTCTCCACCACGTGGTCCGGCGCCTGCACCACCACGTACCCGTCGGTGTCGTACCCGGCCCGGCCGGCGCGGCCGGCGATCTGGTGGAACTCGCGGGCCTTGAGGTGCCGCTGACGCACCCCGTCGTACTTGGTCAGCGCGGAGAACACCACCGTGCGGATCGGCACGTTGATCCCCACCCCGAGCGTGTCGGTCCCGCAAATCACCTTCAGCAGCCCGGCCTGCGCGAGCTGCTCGACGAGCCGCCGGTACTTGGGCAGCATGCCCGCGTGGTGCACGCCGATGCCGTGCCGCACCAGCCGCGACAGGGTCTTGCCGAACCCGGCGGAGAACCGGAAGTCACCGATGGCCTCGGCCAGGGCGTCCTTCTCGGCACGGGTGGTGACGTTGATGCTCATCAGCGCCTGCGCCCGCTCGATCGCCGCGGCCTGCGAGAAGTGCACCACGTACACCGGGGCCTGCCCGCCGGCGAGCAGCTCGGTCATCGTCTCGTGCAGCGGCGTGAGCGCGTAGCGGTAGGTCAGCGGCACCGGGCGCTGCGCCGAGGTGACCACCGCCGTCGCGCGGCCGGTACGGCGGGTCAGGTCCTTCTCGAAGAACGTGACGTCACCCAGCGTGGCCGACATCAGCACGAACTGTGCGTGCGGCAGCTCCAGCAGCGGCACCTGCCAGGCCCAGCCGCGGTCGGGCTCGGAGTAGAAGTGGAACTCGTCCGCCACGACCTGGCCGACGGGCGCGTCGGCACCGTAGCGCAACGCGATGTTCGCCAGGATTTCCGCGGTGCAGCAGATGATCGGGGCATCCGCGTTGACCGCGGAGTCCCCGGTCATCATGCCGACGTTGTCGGCGCCGAAGATCTCGATGAGCTGGAAGAACTTCTCCGAGACCAGTGCCTTGATGGGCGCGGTGTAGTAGCTGCGCTTGCCGTGCGCCAGCGCGGTGAAGTGCGCGCCCACCGCGACCAGGCTCTTCCCCGATCCGGTGGGGGTGGACAGGATGACGTTCGCACCGGAGACGACCTCGATCAGCGCCTCTTCCTGCGCCGGGTACAGCTCGAGCCCGCGTCCGGCCGTCCAGGCCGAAAACGTCTCGAACAGCGTGTCGGGGTCGGGATCCGCAGGTAGGAGGTCTGAAAGGCTCATCGTGGGTACCATCGTGCCATTCGCGGCCGCAGAGCGGATGGGGCCCATCGCGGCCGGTCCCGTCAAGCCGTAGGCTTCCCACACACAGGTGTAATCCGGAGGGCTGGCATGGCACAGGACATCGTCCCGATCGAACTCGGGCTGCCGCAGGGGGACCTGGTGACCCTCTGGGCCCCGCGCTGGCGGGAGGACGGTGAGGAGTGGGAGGCGTTCCTCGGCGACGAGGACGACCTGTACGCCTTCCCCGACGCCGCGCACCTGGCCGCGTTCGTCCGGACGGCCGAGCAGCACGACCTGATCGACCACCCGGCCTGGGCTGCGGTGCCGGCGCTGAACGTGCCGGAGCTGATCCCCGACGACGACCACTCCTACGACCTCGTCGGCGTCCCGGAGCTGGTGGCCGAGGACCCGGATTCGTGGACGATCAGCGAGCTGGCCGAGATCGTCGGCATCGTGCGGTCCCTGGCCGACGTGTGCGAGCTGGACGAGGTGCACGAGGTCCTGGACGCCACCGAGGGCTTCTCGCTGCTGGAGCAGGGCCGGTTGCCGTTCACCGGCCGCGAGGGCGAGCGGCTGTGGAACGACCTGTCCGAGGCGGTGTCCGAGAAGTGGGACACCGTGCTGGACGCGATCGACGGCCTGGTCACCGTGCCCGATGTGGACGCCGGCGTGCTCGAGCAGACCGCGGAGGAGCTGGCCACGTTCCTGGAGGAGTCGGCGGAGGCCGAGGTCGAGTCCGAGCAGGCCGACGAGGACCTGGACACGGTCGAGACCACCGACGCCGACGAGGACGCGGACGAGGAGGACGTGCCGACCGGCTTCTGGGCCGAGGTCGGCATCGACCCGATCAAGATCATCACCGTCGGCCACGAGTACTACTCGCTGCGGTGCTACCTCGACGACGAGCCGGTCTTCCTCGGCAGTGCGGGCAAGATCGACGTGTTCAAGTCGGAGAAGGCGCTGGCCCGCGCACTGGTTGACGGCAACGCCTTCGCCGACAACGACCTGGCCGAGGTGTCCACTTGGGACTCCGTGCTGTCCAGGGCGACCGCGGGCGAGCTGGAGGTCGAGGTCGACACCGAGAACACCTACGTGCTGGCCGGCCTGGACGAGGACCTCGCCGCCGGGCCGGACGCGATCGACCCGACCCAGCTGGACCTGGCGGTCGAACTGCTCACCGACGCCGCGGACTGGGCCGGTGACGACTCGACGGCCGCCGCACTGTCCACTTCGGAGAGCCTGGGCTGGCTGGTGTCGTTCGTGCTGAAGCCGGACCCGGGCCGGCTCGCGCCGAGCGCACCGTTCGACACCGAGCAGAGCGAGTGGCGCAAGCTGGTCGAGGCGTTCGAGAACCGGCTCCGGGTGCACTGACCCGTCA
The sequence above is a segment of the Amycolatopsis viridis genome. Coding sequences within it:
- a CDS encoding aldehyde dehydrogenase family protein; its protein translation is MPAFEYAPAPESRDLANLKPSYRPFIDGEFVDGGGEPLKTVNPATEEVLAEVSTASAADIDTAVKAARKAFEKTWGPMPGSERAKYLFRIARLIQERSRELAVLETLDNGKPIRESRDSDLPLVAAHFFYHAGWADKLGYAGFGPDPKPLGVAGQIIPWNFPLLMLAWKIAPALATGNTVVLKPAETTPLTALVFGEICQQAGLPPGVVNILPGAGETGARLVEHPGVDKIAFTGSTEVGKLIQRQVAGTPKRLTLELGGKAANVVFDDAPLDQAVDGIVNGIFFNQGHVCCAGSRLLAQESVVDELLDKLRYRISTLRLGDPLDKNTDVGAINSAEQLGKIRALADSGEAEGAQRWTSPCPVPDRGFFFAPTVFSGVHQSMRIAREEIFGPVLSVLTFRTPDEAVAKANNTPYGLSAGIWTEKGSRILWMASRLRAGVVWANTFNRFDPAAPFGGYQESGFGREGGRTGLEGYLDV
- a CDS encoding GNAT family N-acetyltransferase, which encodes MVLAMVMPPPRLGPARDCSSVADGMAGRKVRLREVTLADRRTLAGFDRDAAETRRVGEYRHWAAHRAEADFHFAIETLRGGLVVGSLSATEADVPDRFSYGIGIGPRHRRCGYAGDAVITLLRFMFGVQGYRKCQVSIYGGNVASLSLHARLGFREEGRVRDTELSRDGVKYLVLMGIADTEFAEIHPDFPAERPRGRHWRPRGRHRDR
- a CDS encoding primosomal protein, producing MAQDIVPIELGLPQGDLVTLWAPRWREDGEEWEAFLGDEDDLYAFPDAAHLAAFVRTAEQHDLIDHPAWAAVPALNVPELIPDDDHSYDLVGVPELVAEDPDSWTISELAEIVGIVRSLADVCELDEVHEVLDATEGFSLLEQGRLPFTGREGERLWNDLSEAVSEKWDTVLDAIDGLVTVPDVDAGVLEQTAEELATFLEESAEAEVESEQADEDLDTVETTDADEDADEEDVPTGFWAEVGIDPIKIITVGHEYYSLRCYLDDEPVFLGSAGKIDVFKSEKALARALVDGNAFADNDLAEVSTWDSVLSRATAGELEVEVDTENTYVLAGLDEDLAAGPDAIDPTQLDLAVELLTDAADWAGDDSTAAALSTSESLGWLVSFVLKPDPGRLAPSAPFDTEQSEWRKLVEAFENRLRVH
- a CDS encoding aldehyde dehydrogenase family protein, with product MSERVTVAKTYKLFIGGKFPRSESGRVYPVTDRKGQFLANAAHASRKDVRDAVVAARKAFGGWSGATAYNRGQVLYRVAEVLEGRRDQFVAEVGAAEGLPARRAETVVDAAIDRWVWYAGWTDKVASVLGAANPVAGPYFSFTVPEPAGVAAILAPQESSLLGLVSVLAPALAAGCTAVVVSSADRPLPAVTLSEVLATSDLPGGVANILTGRAGELGPWLASHGDVNTLDPTGADPEIRAELARAAAGTVKRVLAVPAAEPDWTQPPDIARLRRYLEAKTVWHPMGV
- a CDS encoding cytochrome P450; amino-acid sequence: MGLRARVVSWVGRRYLARAQKKGFDLSVLPDSALMPLRRDGLDPVPELGAARRAAPVRRLPLPFGITAWLVTGYGEAKEVLAATDKFSNDYTNLVGKAGLSAEQNPGGLGFADPPDHTRLRKLLTPEFTMRRLSRLTPRIDEIIAAQLDAMDAVDGPVDLMQSFALPIPSLTICELLGVSYEDRDDFQRLSTVRFDLFAGAGASFGAISESLSYLLEIVRKQRESPGDGLLGMLVKEHGDDISDRELAGLADGVLTGGLETTASMLALGAIVLLRDRATFDLVRESDDAAHRFVEELLRYLTVVQVAFPRFAREDVTVGGQEIAKGDIVFVSLSGANRDAALGSEMESFDPARPPTQHLAFGWGVHRCIGAELARMELRAAYPALVRRFPGLRLDVEPERLSYRRTSIVYGVDSLPVRVR
- a CDS encoding ferredoxin, coding for MRIAADTDLCIGAGQCVLTDPELFDQDDDGTVVVLDDHPTGDKEDSAREAVNLCPAMALSLRD
- a CDS encoding DEAD/DEAH box helicase produces the protein MSLSDLLPADPDPDTLFETFSAWTAGRGLELYPAQEEALIEVVSGANVILSTPTGSGKSLVAVGAHFTALAHGKRSYYTAPIKALVSEKFFQLIEIFGADNVGMMTGDSAVNADAPIICCTAEILANIALRYGADAPVGQVVADEFHFYSEPDRGWAWQVPLLELPHAQFVLMSATLGDVTFFEKDLTRRTGRATAVVTSAQRPVPLTYRYALTPLHETMTELLAGGQAPVYVVHFSQAAAIERAQALMSINVTTRAEKDALAEAIGDFRFSAGFGKTLSRLVRHGIGVHHAGMLPKYRRLVEQLAQAGLLKVICGTDTLGVGINVPIRTVVFSALTKYDGVRQRHLKAREFHQIAGRAGRAGYDTDGYVVVQAPDHVVENAKALQKAGDDPKKKRKIVRKSAPEGFVNWTESTFERLISSPPEPLTSSFQVSHAMLLNVISRPGNAFAHMRHLLEDNHEDRPSQRKHIRRAIAIYRALVAAGVVERLSEPDDQGRIVRLTMDLQLDFALNQPLSPFALAAIELLDSESPAYALDVVSVIESTVENPRPVLSQQQFKARGEAVAALKAEGVEYEERMALLDDVTYPKPLEDLLEAAYDTYRRGHPWVADYELKPKSVVRDMYERAMNFVEYVNFYSLARSEGLVLRYLADTYDALRRTVPDEAKTEPLEDLIAWLGEMVRQVDSSLLDEWEALRHPGEEPVAAAALPEKPPPVTANERAFRVLVRNQMFRRVELAARRAYAELGELDAASGWNDIEWEAALESYYEQHESIGIGPDARGPAMLMISKEPEVWRVRQIFDDPAGDHDWGISAEVDLAASDEAGTAVLRVTAVDQL
- a CDS encoding nucleotidyltransferase family protein — encoded protein: MTAVDEAALRDICARYGIAELLVFGSAARGGVRPSSDIDIVYELQPGARLGWEIEDLNEELAALFGRPVDLVAKRYLNPLLRDAVLAESRPLHAA